In Streptomyces sp. NBC_00569, a single genomic region encodes these proteins:
- a CDS encoding TIGR04282 family arsenosugar biosynthesis glycosyltransferase, with product MSGGESPAARRHGTTLLVIAKSPVPGRVKTRLTPPFTPEEAARLAEASLVDTLHAALATSARRRVLILDGAPGAWLPAGIDVVAQCDGSLDERLAAAFAGCDGPAVLIGMDTPQVTPTLLAPALGPGAWRDCDAWLGPADDGGFWALGLAEPDPELLRGVPMSTAHTGAAQRTRLTDAGLRVRDLAVLRDVDTAHDAALVAAAAPDGRFAAEHARLTGVVRS from the coding sequence GTGAGCGGCGGCGAATCGCCCGCGGCACGGCGGCACGGCACCACCCTCCTCGTCATCGCCAAGTCCCCGGTGCCCGGGCGGGTCAAGACGCGGCTCACGCCGCCGTTCACGCCCGAGGAGGCCGCCCGCCTGGCCGAGGCCTCGCTCGTCGACACCCTGCACGCCGCGCTCGCCACGTCCGCGCGGCGCCGGGTGCTGATCCTCGACGGGGCGCCCGGAGCATGGCTGCCGGCCGGGATCGACGTGGTCGCGCAGTGCGACGGCAGCCTGGACGAGCGGCTCGCGGCGGCGTTCGCCGGGTGCGACGGGCCCGCCGTCCTGATCGGGATGGACACGCCTCAGGTGACGCCCACGCTGCTGGCTCCCGCGCTCGGGCCCGGCGCCTGGCGGGACTGCGACGCGTGGCTCGGGCCCGCCGACGACGGCGGGTTCTGGGCGCTCGGGCTCGCCGAGCCCGACCCGGAGCTGCTGCGGGGCGTCCCGATGTCGACAGCGCACACGGGTGCGGCCCAGCGGACCCGGCTCACGGACGCGGGGCTGCGCGTACGGGACCTGGCGGTCCTGCGGGACGTCGACACGGCCCACGACGCCGCCCTGGTGGCGGCCGCCGCGCCGGACGGCCGGTTCGCCGCCGAACACGCGCGGCTGACGGGGGTGGTCCGCTCATGA